A part of Astyanax mexicanus isolate ESR-SI-001 chromosome 2, AstMex3_surface, whole genome shotgun sequence genomic DNA contains:
- the LOC125799112 gene encoding uncharacterized protein LOC125799112 isoform X2, translating to MGSHLAKELKYNPKIHTAPLFHEMSRNYGTESVMYVPIWIRYFGFPVNGSLGVKYLGRFKQRIQQPPMGCPRAVTNHWKKHKENMLRAAGFWIEEAEKREKEREGGAIKPMSQCLSAVLDPDLDAACPRRPPPNNNQVGAPAAEAPPPPAAEIPPPPPPPPAYAGPFQPGPYAELRERLDEMIANTSLGTNAPASSPVSSNTRQKRPGGGQTNLPPAKPQNTGRLDQSDDLIFVGPMVEVAGHEGPMLVHRYWTEKDILEVSTGLPDPQQVGGRKFGNEFENFCISCRPTANEIKRILMRKLGSSYCKIDRGWPQQDIRLGDVQWNRDPAADPDVNLEYRNMIRDLKERLVAAFPLHVNMGKIAECKQEDGETVQDYMVRLTRIHTDHSGLDAPAARAENADAVSSWEAHLRNSFLLGLKPELANSIKQHCIGYYRQPLSVIEDHARHYEILFKNQEKKKEKKKSETMDQAMLTMVQQVTELTVSSQRGKGRARGKGRGRGRGGRGGRSGFAGNGPVFRPPAPQQQQQNSQEDETEVDWTNR from the coding sequence atgggatcccacttagctaaagaattaaaatataacCCAAAAATACACACTGCTCCATTATTTCATGAGATGAGTAGAAATTATGGCACAGAGAGTGTAATGTATGTTCCAATTTGGATTAGATACTTTGGATTTCCAGTAAATGGCAGTCTTGGTGTTAAATATTTAGGGAGATTCAAGCAGAGGATACAGCAGCCGCCCATGGGGTGTCCACGGGCAGTAACTAATCATTGGAAAAAGCATAAGGAAAATATGTTAAGGGCAGCAGGGTTTTGGATAGAGGAGGCAGAAAAAcgggagaaagaaagggagggggGTGCAATTAAACCCATGTCTCAGTGTCTCTCAGCAGTGCTCGATCCTGACCTGGACGCCGCCTGTCCCCGACGCCCACCACCTAACAACAATCAAGTAGGCGCTCCAGCAGCTgaggcaccaccaccaccagcagctgagataccaccaccaccgccaccaccaccagcGTATGCAGGCCCATTTCAACCCGGTCCATATGCAGAACTGAGGGAGAGGCTGGATGAGATGATAGCCAACACAAGTTTGGGGACCAACGCCCCAGCAAGTTCCCCGGTGTCAAGCAACACAAGGCAAAAGAGGCCAGGGGGGGGGCAAACCAATCTCCCTCCTGCAAAGCCCCAAAACACAGGGCGTTTGGACCAGTCAGATGATCTGATTTTCGTAGGACCGATGGTTGAAGTAGCAGGGCATGAAGGGCCAATGCTAGTTCACAGATACTGGACTGAAAAGGACATTTTGGAAGTTTCTACTGGATTACCAGACCCACAACAAGTTGGAGGAAGGAAATTCGGAAATGAATTTGAGAACTTTTGTATTTCGTGCCGACCCACAGCCAACGAGATAAAGCGCATCCTGATGAGAAAACTTGGATCAAGTTACTGCAAGATTGACAGAGGTTGGCCGCAGCAGGACATCAGACTGGGTGATGTTCAGTGGAATCGAGATCCTGCAGCAGACCCAGATGTGAATTTGGAGTACAGGAACATGATAAGAGACTTAAAAGAGCGTCTTGTTGCAGCTTTTCCCCTTCACGTCAACATGGGAAAAATCGCTGAATGCAAACAGGAAGACGGAGAGACTGTGCAGGATTATATGGTTCGTCTAACCAGAATCCACACTGATCATAGTGGACTTGACGCTCCTGCAGCCAGAGCAGAAAATGCTGATGCGGTTTCTTCCTGGGAAGCACACTTGCGCAATAGCTTCCTACTGGGACTGAAGCCAGAATTGGCCAATTCCATCAAACAACACTGTATTGGATATTATCGACAACCTCTCAGCGTTATTGAAGATCATGCCAGACACTATGAGATTCTCTTCAAAAATCAagagaagaaaaaggagaagaaaaagtctGAAACGATGGATCAAGCTATGTTAACGATGGTACAgcaggtaacggagctaactgTAAGCTCCCAGAGAGGAAAAGGAAGAGCACGAGGAAAAGGAAGAGGTAGAGGAAGAGGTGGACGAGGTGGACGAAGTGGATTTGCTGGTAACGGGCCTGTATTCCGACCACCAGCTcctcaacaacagcaacaaaacagtCAAGAGGACGAAACTGAAGTGGATTGGACAAACAGGTGA